The Helicobacter sp. 11S03491-1 sequence AAGTTTAAGCCATATTTCATCAAAATGCAACTCAAAGCCAAACAAAACTGCTAGCTTCATCCCGTCTTTTTCAAATGTATAAGGGAGTTTAAAAGTCTTTGTTTTAGGATTATTAAAAAATGCTTCCTCATTCCAATGAGGATAGGCTATTAATCGTTGTTGCATATAGAATTCTGTAGTTTTGGCATCAATGATAGCAATTTTTTTATAAATTTTTTTTTCATCGCCACACAATACCGGCGCAATGATATACAAATCATATTTTTTAGCCAACTTGGCTAATTGAGTTAATTTATTTGCAGTAGTCTTATTAACAATATCTCTAGGAGCATCTTTGAGCTCATGGAAAAAAAGATTCAAAACATATTCTCCAAGCACCACTACAGATCCTTTCTTGATAGCTTTCAAATAAGTAGATAACTTTTCTTCTTTTAGAGGAAGCGTAGGGAGTTGCAAAATGGCTAAATTCATTTTTATTCCTTATCTTGGAAATTATGCAATTGAAGTTCTTGATATTGTATTTGAGCATCTTCAAGCATTTTTTGAGCATCTTTGAGTTCTGTCATCCCCTCTTTATAGAGATTCAAACCTTCTTTAAGATTAAGATTTTGAGCATTAAGCTTATTTAAAATATCTTTGATCTTATCAATCCTCTTTTCAAAACTTATTTCTTCCACGACTTCCATGATACAGAATCCTTTTTAGTGATTGTAAATTTTTTTATCCAATGTCCCTAATTCTTTATCAGCGCAAACTGCTGAAGTCATCGCGCCGGATACGTTGCTTAACGTGCGTGCCATATCAAGAATAGGATCAATTGCAAGCACGATGGCTAATAAACCAAAATATTCGCCAAATCCAATCCCTGTAAGCATGATTGATGTTGCCATTGTAGCAACACCCGGTATCCCCGCAATCCCCAAAGATCCCAAAACTGCCACTACAACAACCATCACCACAAAACTAACATCGACAGGCACGCCCACAATATTAGCAATAAAAACTGCTGTCATTGCCGGAAAATACCCTGCACATCCATTTAATCCAACCGTGCTGCCCAAAGAAGCAGTAAAATTAGCTGTGCCCGCATTTACTCCAAGCTTATTGGACAAGGTTGAAATTGTCAAAGGTAGGACTGCCATTGAAGATCTGCTTGTAAAAGCAAGCAAAAGCACATCTAAAGTTTTTCTAAAATAAGTCCAAGGATTCAAACCATGGAACATAATCAATAAAAGATGTACTCC is a genomic window containing:
- a CDS encoding carbon-nitrogen hydrolase family protein, with protein sequence MNLAILQLPTLPLKEEKLSTYLKAIKKGSVVVLGEYVLNLFFHELKDAPRDIVNKTTANKLTQLAKLAKKYDLYIIAPVLCGDEKKIYKKIAIIDAKTTEFYMQQRLIAYPHWNEEAFFNNPKTKTFKLPYTFEKDGMKLAVLFGFELHFDEIWLKLKNAGIDIVLLPTASTFGSNRRWRDLSKARAFFNSCMVVRVNRIGEYTQEGYQWKFYGDSFIALPNGKIEDSLGDKEEVLCMEIEKEQIEEFVKEWNFR
- the xseB gene encoding exodeoxyribonuclease VII small subunit, with protein sequence MEVVEEISFEKRIDKIKDILNKLNAQNLNLKEGLNLYKEGMTELKDAQKMLEDAQIQYQELQLHNFQDKE